The stretch of DNA GGGGCGGCCGTTGACGGTGGCCAGGCAGTCGTAGCAGGCGCCGATCCCGCAGAAGGCGCCGCGCGGGCGGCCCTCCACCCGGGTGGTGCGCCAGGCCAGGATGTCGGCGGCCCAGAGCGCGGCGGCGATCGACTGGCCGGGCAGCGCCGGGATCTCGCGGCCGTCGAACTCGATGATGTGCGCGGCCTCGGGCCGGGCGCCGACCAGCGAGGCGGGGGTCTGCCGGGCGCCGCTCATGACTCCTCCTCGATGAACCGGTCGGGACGGAAGGGGGTGAGGTCCAGGGCGGGCGGCTGCCCGGTCAGCTGGTCGGCGATCAGCCGGCCGGTGGCGGGGGCCAATCCGATGCCCGCGCCCTCAT from Kitasatospora sp. MMS16-BH015 encodes:
- a CDS encoding (2Fe-2S)-binding protein, with the protein product MSGARQTPASLVGARPEAAHIIEFDGREIPALPGQSIAAALWAADILAWRTTRVEGRPRGAFCGIGACYDCLATVNGRPNQRTCLLPAQPGDTVTTQEGHGRADLAI